A region of the Stieleria neptunia genome:
CGTGTTGGGATCGATCAACATGGATCTGGTGATTCGCTGCGATCAGTTGCCCAGACCGGGCGAGACGGTTTCGGCACGCTCGATGTCCGAAGTCCCCGGTGGAAAGGGGGCCAATCAAGCGGTCGCGGCGGCGCGGTGCGGTGGCGCGGTGCGAATGATCGGCTGTGTCGGCGACGACGGGTTTGGTCAAAAACTGCTCAACAACCTGCTGAACGAATCGATCGATTGCAGCGCCGTCTTGACCGCCCAGGCTTGTGAAAGTGGGCTTGCGATTGTCAGCGTGGAAAACAGCGGCGAGAACGCGATCATCGTGATCCCCGGCGCCAACGCGCGGCTTTCCGCCGAAGACATCCAGCGTGCCGAATCTGCCTTCGCCGACTGTGACGTGTTGATGGTTCAATTGGAAACACCCCAGCCGACGGTGCTGGCGGGAATTCAAGCGGCCAAGCGGGCGGGCGTTAAAGTGATCCTGGATCCCGCGCCGGCGGCAACGCTCAGCGACGAACTGTTTGACGTCGACCTGATCTGTCCGAACGAATCCGAGGCCACCGCGATCGTCGGTGGCCGTTTGGAATCGATCGAAGACGCCGCGGAGATTGCCAAGCGTCTGCACGCCAAGGGGCCGGCCGCCGTCGCGATCACGTTGGCGGCCCGCGGCACGATGCTGTACGACGGCGCGACCATCGAGCTGATCCCGTCGATCAAGGTCGACGCCGTCGACACGACCGCCGCCGGTGACGCGTTTGCCGGCGCCGTGGCCGTCCGCTGGGCGGCAACCGGGTCGCTTCGCCAAGCCATCCAGTGGGCCAATCTGGCCGGCGCCCTGGCCGCGTCCCGCGCCGGGGCGCAACCGAGTTTGCCGGCCCGTCAACAAATCGATTCCGCGTCTTCGTAGTGCTTTCCTCCCCGTTTCCTTTCCCGCCAACGAGTTTCTCATGCGTCACTTCTTGTTTCCGATCCTGTTCGCCGTCGCGGTGTCGGGATGTTCGTCGAAATCCGACACCTCGACTGCCCAATCGAATTCGGACGCCACCGACGATCGTCCCAAAGTCGCGTTGATGATGAAGTCGTTGGCCAACGAGTTTTTTTCGACGATGGCCGAAGGCGCCAAGACGCATCAAAGTCAACATGCCGATGAGTATGAATTGATCGTCAACGGCATCAAAGACGAACGCGACCTGAGCCGACAAGTAGCGTTGGTCGATGAAATGGTTGCCGCCGGTGCCGATGCGATTGTGATCGCGCCGGCCGATTCCAAGGCGTTGGTCCCCTCGCTGCGAAAAGCGATCAACAAGGGCGTCGTCGTGATCAACATCGACAACCAGTTGGACGCCGAAGTGCTGGCCAGCGAAGGGGTGACGGTCCCGTTCGTCGGTCCGGACAACCAAGCCGGGGCGAAGCAGGTCGGTGACTACTTGGCCGAAAAGTTAACCGCCGGCGACAAGGTCGCAATTCTCGAAGGCATTCGGACGTCGTTCAATTCCCAACAACGAGTAGCGGGGTTCGAAGCGTCGATGAAAGCCGCCGGCGTCGAGATCGTTTCCAGCCAAAGTGCCGAGTGGGAAATGGCCAAAGCGAATTCTATCGCGGCGTCGATCTTGAGCGAGCACCCGGATATCAAAGCCATTTTGGCGGCCAACGATTCCATGGCCCTCGGCGCGATCGCCGCAGTCAAGTCGGCCGGAAAAACGGGCGACGTCCTGGTCGTCGGGTTCGACAATATCTCCGCCGTCCAACAGGCCATTCGTGATGGAAAAATCTTGGCGACGGCCGATCAGTACGGTGACAAACTGGCGGTGTTCGGGATCGAGACGGCGCTGCAATTGATCAACGGGGAAACCGACAAGCCGAGTGACGTCGAAACGCCCGTCGACCTGGTTACGGCAGAATCACTGTGAGCGTCTTGCTGGATGCCGCAGGGATGACAAAACGTTACGGCAACGTGACGGTGCTGCGCGACGTCGACTTTGATCTGCGCCGCGGCGAGATTCACGCGCTGCTCGGTGCCAACGGCGCCGGCAAGTCAACCTTGTGCAAGATGATCGCCGGGCTGACCGAGGTGACCGCCGGCGGCATGCGGATCGAAGGCGACGGGTATGCGCCGCATCACAAACAGGCCGCCGAATCGGCCGGCGTGCAGATCATCCAACAGGAATTGAATCTGATTGCGACCCTCAGCGTCGCCGAAAACCTGTTGCTGAATCGTCTGCCGTCGATCGCCGGGATCGTTTCAAGTCGCACGCTGCATCGCCAGGCTCGCGCCGCACTGGACCGGTTGCAATTGGACGACGTCGACACCCACACGGTGGTCGGAGACCTGGGCGTCGGCCGTCGGCAAATGGTGGAGATCGCCGCCGCGCTGGCCCGCGAGTGCAAGATCCTGATCTTGGACGAACCCACCGCGGCACTCAGTGGCAGCGAGACGAAGTTGTTGTTCGACCAACTCAGTCAGCTTCGCGATCGCGGCGTCGGGATGATCTACATCTCGCACCGTTTGGACGAAGTCAAACGGATCGCCGATCGAGTCACCGTGCTGCGAGACGGCCGTCACGTCGGCACCGAAGACGCCGAATCGATGAGCACCGACCAGATGGTCCAGCGGATGAGCGGCGAGCTGTCCGAGGAACGTTTCGGGGGCGAGATCCATCAACGCCCCCAGCCGTCGACCGCATTGGGCGGCGATGCCGATCGTCGCAGCAAATCGGCCGTGCTGGAGGTCCAGGGGCTTTGCTGTGGCATGGTCCGCGACGTTTCGTTTGAAGTCCTGCCCGGAGAAACGTTTGGCATCGCGGGTTTGGTCGGATCGGGGCGGACCGAATTGCTGCGCGCGATCTTTGGCGCCGATCGCGCCGAATCCGGGCACGTTTGCGTTTCGGGAAAACGTCCCACGCGGTTCGGGCATCCGTCCCAAGCGGTCGCGGCCGGCTTGGCGATGGTGACCGAAGATCGCAAGCAGAACGGATTGTTGCTGCGGCAATCGATTCGCTGCAACACGTCACTGAGTGCGATGGTCCAACGGTTTTCACGGTTCGGCGTGATCACGCCCGCACGCGAAGCGTCGGTCGCCGGGGAAATGTGTCGCGCGATGGAAACACGTTGCACCAGCATCGAACAGAGTGTGGGAACGCTCAGCGGCGGCAATCAACAAAAGGTCGCGATCGCGAAATGGCTGACCCGCGACGCCGACGTCTTTCTGTTTGATGAACCGACGCGGGGCATCGATGTCGGCGCCCGGCGAAGGATTTATGAACTGTTCGAGGAACTGGCATCGGCGGGCAAGGGGATCTTGATCGTCAGCAGTGATTTGGACGAGCTGATGGAGACCTGTGATCGGATCGCCGTGATGTCGGCCGGGCGCCTGGTGGAGACCCGCGAGCGGTCGTCGTGGAACGAAGATGCCATTTTGCAGGCGAGTTTTGCCGGGCATCGAACCAAAGAATCTCAAAGTTTAACCGGAACATGAAACAAAAGTTGACCCAATCGTTTTTGCAGTACGCCGGACTCTTGGGAGTGTTGGTGCTGCTGATCGCGGTGTTTTCGCTCAGTTCAAAGAACTTCTTTCAGACCCAGACGCTGGTCACGATTGCGAATTCCAACCCGGACCTGATCTTCGTGTCGGTCGGCATGACGTTGGTCTTGATCGTCGCCGGGATCGACTTGTCGGTCGGATCCTTGTTGGCGCTCGGATCGGCGGTGATCGGGGTGTTGATGGTGCGACACGAGTGGAGTTTGCCGGCGGCGTTTTCGGTTTGCTTGTTGGTCACGGGCTTGTGTGGTTTGTTCAACGGGTTTGTGTCGGTTTGGTTTTCGATCCCATCGTTCATCGTCAGCTTGGGCATGTTGGAGATGGCACGCGGCGGGACGAAGGTGATCACGGATTCCCAGACGATGTACATCGGCAGTCGCGTCGAAGCGTTCGGGGAACCGTTGCAAGGGGTGCCGTTGTCACCGGCGTTCCTGGTCGCGGTGATGGCGGTGATTGCGGGGCAGTTCCTGCTGACGAAAACCGTCTTCGGGCGTTATTGCGTGGCCATCGGGACAAATGAAGAAGCGGTGCGGATGAGCGGGATTCGGACGGCGCCGATCACGATCGCGGCCTTCATGATTTTGGGGCTGTTGTGCGGACTGGCGTCGCTGTCGCAAACCAGCCGATTGTCCAGTGCGGACCCCAACGCGGCGATCGGGTTAGAGCTTTCGGCGATCGCGGCTTGTGTGATCGGCGGGACCAGTTTGATGGGCGGACGCGGCAGCGTGGTCGCGTCCTTCATCGGCGTCTTGATCATCGCCGTGCTGCAATCCGGCCTGGCGCAGCTGGGCGTCGAAGACGCCATCAAACAACTGATCACCGGAGCCGTCATCATCACCGCCGTCCTCCTCGACGCCCTCCGAGTCCGCTGGGGAAAAAAATCGGGGTGAAGACAAGTAGACAAGAAAATGGGTGACAAGAAAATGTTGCTGCTCGGCTCAGGACCGTCGGATCGTTTGAAACGTCACGGTGTCGCTTGAGATGTTCAGCCACTGCACGACAGGAATTTTGACGTAGCGAAGGAATCGGCGGATGTTTTCCAGGAAAGATTGCTTGTGTTTGTTGAGTGCGGTGACTTTGACGATGGAGCCTTCCGGGGTGATCCGTGTTTTCTGATTTCCGAGGAATTGGCGTCCGCAATGGACGGCTACTTCTTGCAGCGTCTTTTCAGCTCCGCCAAAGATGTGTTCCGTCGCTGATTCGTACAGATGCAAATCCAACCCCGTACCCCAGTCGCGTAGGGCGGCGACCATGAACTCTGTCCAGTCCTGTTCCGACTGGCCTTGTGGGATGAAGTCACTTCGATGGAGAGCAAACGATTGTCTCTGTTTTCGGCTGAGCGGAGAATTCACGAATTCGTGCTCTATGGTCTCGGGACGCAAGTTGACGAGTTTTCCCCGCTCGAGTTCACAGAGCATGAGGTAATTGAGCAATTGTGCTCGGTGCCTTGAATTGAGACGCTGCACCGCTTTCCACTCAAAGACAGCCACGGCGTCAAAGACAGTGTCGAGATAGTACTCCTGTCTAAACTGGTCCTGCGAAACGATGATCGGGACTTCTACTTGTGTCTGTGGAAAGCTCTCACAAATCTTCTTCTGATAGATCAGTTCTCGGAAGAACGGTCCCATCGTCTTCCGGACTGCAAACACACGCCCCATTACCTTGTAACAGACGTCCGCAAAAACCTGCTCCTCGACCGCGCGAACTTCGCCCAAAACCTCAACCGGCATCACTTCGATCCTCCAAGCACCATTTTCTTGTCACCCATTTTCCTGTCTACCTTCCCCTGTCTCCCCATTTTTCTGCCCCCCATTTTTCTGCCATCTTCCCTTCACCCTTCCCCGCGTCCCATCTCCGTCGCCAGCACCTTCCCTGTCTCACTCTCCGTGGACGCTGCGATCTCCGCCGGAGTGCCTGCGGCGACGACCCTGCCTCCTGCGTCTCCGGCGCCGGGGCCGAGATCGATCAGGTGGTCGGCCGAGAGCATCAGTAGCGGGTTGTGTTCGACGACCAGCAACGAGTGTCCGTCTGCGATCAGGGCGTCGAAGCAATCGACCAATCGGATCAGATCGTCAAAGTGCAGGCCGGTGGTCGGTTCGTCCATCACGAACAGCGTGCGTTTGCGTTTGGCCGACGCCAGGAACGCGGCCAGTTTCAAACGTTGGCCTTCGCCGCTGGACAGGGTCGTCGCGGATTGGCCCAGTGACAGATAGCCCAGCCCGACATCGATCATGCGTTTCAGCCGCGCCTGAACCTTGTCGGCCCCTCGGAAAAACGCGTAGGCTTCGCGGGCGCTCATCGCCAGCACGTCGGCGATCGAGCGGTCGCGATAGCGGGCCTTCAAGATGTCATCGCGGAACCGCGTGCCGCGACATTCCGGGCACTGCATCGAAACGTCCGCCAGGAATTGCATGTCGATTTCCAGCACGCCGGCGCCTTCGCATTCCGGGCACCGTCCCTTGTCGTTGTTGAACGTGAAGTGGCTCGGGGTCAGCCCGCGGGCACGCGCCTCGACGCTGTCGGCAAACACCTTGCGAATCGGATCGAACGCCTTTAGGTAGGTCACCGGGCAGCTGCGGGGAGAGCGGCTGATCGGCGATTGATCGACCGACACGCAGTCCTGGATCTGGCCCAGTCCGGTGATCGATTGATACGGCAGCGGCTTGGCGGCCTGGTGCAGTTTCTCGTGCCGGATCGCTTCGAACAGTGTGTCCTGGACGAGCGAGCTTTTCCCGCTGCCGGAAACTCCGGTGACGACGCACAGCACGCCCAACGGAAAATCGACGGTCAAGTCTTGCAGATTGTGTCCCCGCGCCCCCCGCAACGTGATCCGGCCCTGTGATGGACGCGGGGCGTGGTGTCGCAAGGTGGAGCCGCGGCGTCCCGACAGGAATTGTCCGGTCAGCGAATCGCGGTTGCGGAGCATCTGCTTGGGCGTTCCTTCAAACACGATCCGGCCGCCGTCGCTGCCCGCCCCCGGACCGATCTCGACGACGCGATCGGCGGTTTCGATCATCGTTTCATTGTGCTCGACGACGATCACGGTGTTGCCGCGATCCCG
Encoded here:
- the rbsK gene encoding ribokinase, translated to MSSPVTTTHERSKPKIAVLGSINMDLVIRCDQLPRPGETVSARSMSEVPGGKGANQAVAAARCGGAVRMIGCVGDDGFGQKLLNNLLNESIDCSAVLTAQACESGLAIVSVENSGENAIIVIPGANARLSAEDIQRAESAFADCDVLMVQLETPQPTVLAGIQAAKRAGVKVILDPAPAATLSDELFDVDLICPNESEATAIVGGRLESIEDAAEIAKRLHAKGPAAVAITLAARGTMLYDGATIELIPSIKVDAVDTTAAGDAFAGAVAVRWAATGSLRQAIQWANLAGALAASRAGAQPSLPARQQIDSASS
- a CDS encoding sugar ABC transporter substrate-binding protein encodes the protein MRHFLFPILFAVAVSGCSSKSDTSTAQSNSDATDDRPKVALMMKSLANEFFSTMAEGAKTHQSQHADEYELIVNGIKDERDLSRQVALVDEMVAAGADAIVIAPADSKALVPSLRKAINKGVVVINIDNQLDAEVLASEGVTVPFVGPDNQAGAKQVGDYLAEKLTAGDKVAILEGIRTSFNSQQRVAGFEASMKAAGVEIVSSQSAEWEMAKANSIAASILSEHPDIKAILAANDSMALGAIAAVKSAGKTGDVLVVGFDNISAVQQAIRDGKILATADQYGDKLAVFGIETALQLINGETDKPSDVETPVDLVTAESL
- a CDS encoding sugar ABC transporter ATP-binding protein, giving the protein MTKRYGNVTVLRDVDFDLRRGEIHALLGANGAGKSTLCKMIAGLTEVTAGGMRIEGDGYAPHHKQAAESAGVQIIQQELNLIATLSVAENLLLNRLPSIAGIVSSRTLHRQARAALDRLQLDDVDTHTVVGDLGVGRRQMVEIAAALARECKILILDEPTAALSGSETKLLFDQLSQLRDRGVGMIYISHRLDEVKRIADRVTVLRDGRHVGTEDAESMSTDQMVQRMSGELSEERFGGEIHQRPQPSTALGGDADRRSKSAVLEVQGLCCGMVRDVSFEVLPGETFGIAGLVGSGRTELLRAIFGADRAESGHVCVSGKRPTRFGHPSQAVAAGLAMVTEDRKQNGLLLRQSIRCNTSLSAMVQRFSRFGVITPAREASVAGEMCRAMETRCTSIEQSVGTLSGGNQQKVAIAKWLTRDADVFLFDEPTRGIDVGARRRIYELFEELASAGKGILIVSSDLDELMETCDRIAVMSAGRLVETRERSSWNEDAILQASFAGHRTKESQSLTGT
- a CDS encoding ABC transporter permease; the protein is MKQKLTQSFLQYAGLLGVLVLLIAVFSLSSKNFFQTQTLVTIANSNPDLIFVSVGMTLVLIVAGIDLSVGSLLALGSAVIGVLMVRHEWSLPAAFSVCLLVTGLCGLFNGFVSVWFSIPSFIVSLGMLEMARGGTKVITDSQTMYIGSRVEAFGEPLQGVPLSPAFLVAVMAVIAGQFLLTKTVFGRYCVAIGTNEEAVRMSGIRTAPITIAAFMILGLLCGLASLSQTSRLSSADPNAAIGLELSAIAACVIGGTSLMGGRGSVVASFIGVLIIAVLQSGLAQLGVEDAIKQLITGAVIITAVLLDALRVRWGKKSG
- a CDS encoding GxxExxY protein, which produces MPVEVLGEVRAVEEQVFADVCYKVMGRVFAVRKTMGPFFRELIYQKKICESFPQTQVEVPIIVSQDQFRQEYYLDTVFDAVAVFEWKAVQRLNSRHRAQLLNYLMLCELERGKLVNLRPETIEHEFVNSPLSRKQRQSFALHRSDFIPQGQSEQDWTEFMVAALRDWGTGLDLHLYESATEHIFGGAEKTLQEVAVHCGRQFLGNQKTRITPEGSIVKVTALNKHKQSFLENIRRFLRYVKIPVVQWLNISSDTVTFQTIRRS